The following proteins are co-located in the Desulfocurvus vexinensis DSM 17965 genome:
- a CDS encoding TetR/AcrR family transcriptional regulator translates to MSKKDALLLAAKELFGQHGYNGTTFKLISERAGVALGLLTHHYGNKEKLFLTAGLDVLERMLGRLREAVAGAGDGLEAVQRFCGAYLEFSLDPGEHFLVLVRCSPYSDVNTREDREVMMQKFEAVPAILEACVRRGVEDGSILPLPPRETAGAVQCNLVGAVRTRLLTPYSAPSLYDDVLAFITRSLAAPRG, encoded by the coding sequence GAGCAAGAAGGACGCTTTGCTGCTGGCGGCCAAGGAGCTGTTCGGCCAGCACGGCTACAACGGGACCACGTTCAAGCTGATTTCCGAGCGTGCCGGGGTCGCCCTGGGCCTGCTCACGCATCACTACGGCAACAAGGAAAAGCTGTTCCTGACTGCCGGGCTGGATGTTTTGGAGCGGATGCTGGGCCGCCTGCGCGAGGCCGTGGCCGGGGCGGGCGACGGGCTGGAGGCCGTGCAGCGCTTCTGCGGGGCCTACCTGGAGTTCTCCCTGGACCCCGGCGAGCACTTCCTGGTGCTGGTGCGCTGCTCGCCCTACAGCGACGTGAACACCCGCGAGGACCGCGAGGTGATGATGCAGAAGTTCGAGGCCGTGCCCGCCATCCTGGAGGCCTGCGTGCGCCGGGGCGTGGAGGACGGCTCCATCCTGCCCCTGCCCCCGCGCGAGACCGCCGGGGCCGTGCAGTGCAACCTGGTCGGCGCGGTGCGCACCCGGCTGCTGACGCCCTACAGCGCGCCCTCGCTCTACGACGACGTGCTGGCCTTCATCACCCGGTCCCTGGCTGCGCCGCGCGGGTAG